The DNA segment CATTAAATGGGTGCCATGCCAGCTTATATATAGGCGTACCTCTATTTATCTTACACTAAACTGATCAAGCTATTACATGTTCTGCCCACCTAAAAATCAATATGTAGCCTACATTTCCAGGTGATTTTGAATTCTTAATCTTTGTCCGTATCAAaagtcccccctccccccccccccacaatcTCCCACCAATACCACCTTATACTGTTTAATTAATTGCAGACATTCATGAAGAACGGACCTCCTTCCCGATTCCCTAGCTTTACAGAGTAAATCAATACCTCTCCATATATTGCTGCTTTTTTTAAACTTCAAACAGAGGGAACAAAGAAACAAACATACATGCACATATACTGCCAAAGTCACATAATTATTACTTGGGTGTGGGTTATTGCAATGCCCACACTTCATTACACAGTATCTAAATGAGATGGAATATCTATAAGTATGTTTTGTTCTGTTAATATTTTAGGGCAATTAGGGCTTACATGTTACTCCACTGTGACTAAACTCATCAAAGTGGGAAGCGGAATTGGCCAAGTGGAAGAAATTGAATTTAGATGACTCATTGAGGCAGTTCTTCCTATAATACAGGACCGAAGAGGTCATTTTCTGAACTACATCCAGCTTCTCAACCCAAAGACTTAATGAAGATTTGAGGATGACAGTGACCAGGTTTGTTTGGAACACCTTTGTCAGTGTAAACAACATGTCTTACTATTAGCTCCATTCTATGAATTTATGTAGGATCAGATTGCTACTAAGACTTCTGAAATAAGGAATCTCCATTTAATTAAATCTCCTACTCTGTGATACTACTACTGAACAGCCGCTCGTTTAGAGGGCAGTCCAAAACTGCTTGATGAGAACGTGGATTGGTGCAGATGGCTTACTGAGTTGCCATAGCTGATCCAAGATAGTCAGTTGTTCAATTGACAAAAGTGTGTAGTGAAATGGGATTAGCTACTAGTCTGCATTTTGTTCAGAAAATAAAAACAGAGCCTTTCAAAATAAGCAAATCCCTTTGAAGTGTTTGTATAGGACAATATTCACTACTCTGCTTAGGGATTCTAGGTGTATGCCTGTATGGCATGTGCCATGATTGAAATACCATTGGGAACTTAGTCTTAGCTTAGGGATATTTTGAGTAGATTGTCATGTTCCTCCTACTGTATGCCCCTTGTATCTTTGTAATGCTACATTTTATCTATTCTTGAAGCAATTATATTATACTTAAAAGAAAAAGATCTATGTGTAGGTGTACATGATAAAACAAAAATGTGTTTCTCAGAGTCAGTATGACCACATGAATAGATTTGAAAACCATATATTGAAGTAAAAATGCAGACAAGTTTATGTGACTAAAACCAAAGTTGTGCATGTTTGTGATGACTTATATGTAATTGACTTGTTGAGACTGACTATTGAAGCGTCTGCATGGTGCCAGCTGATATTGCTTTCGACATTGGTAGGCAAGCGCTCAACTGTCTTCtcaaaagattgcttggactctTTATTAACCTCAACACATTTAACTGACCTGAGAAGAAACATAAATTTAAAGAGGAAAGTTCAGACATGTTATCTTTAGACAAGTTATCAGATTTAAGTTTGTCCTAGAAGATGTGAGAGGGTATTCATCCACAAAGGGGGGGGGGTAGTATAAAATGTCACatcaaattcaaaataatacGTTGGAAAAATAATTCACAATAACACGAAGTGATTTTATCAAATGTTAACTTCAATTTTTGAATCCAATAGATTTTTCCATTTCCAGAGAGATTAATCTTTTTGGGAGTGACTAAAACAAAGAGTAGGTCAACAAAAGGGGTAGAGGACTGTTATTCTGACCGGCATTTCCTTGAAAAAGCCAAAGATAACCCAATTACACCAGCTCCTGCATAGAGATCAACAACTGATGCACCGAGAGGGACATATTTCTGTAACTTCCGCAGCAAAGAGTCAAAAGCCTGAAGAAGGACAAATGATTAAGTAAAATCGAGAGAAAAATGTATCGTAATGGGAAAATCGGTCAAGGTTGTGTGGTTGGGTTACCAAATTAAGAAAAAAAGGATAATCAGAAATATGCCCCTAGAAGCAAAATGCATGGACTGTGGCTCAAACCAAGTTTAGTTCATCGTTAAGTAGGTTTAGTGTAAGCTAAAGTAGGAAAATAATCATCAAAAACATGCCATTACATGGTCAGAAATTATGAATTGGCCCAAGACAAACCAGAAATGGAATAAAGTGGGGGAAAGAATGAAACTAAGTTATCTACCCAAAAGAAGACATGTCCAATGTAAAGAATAAGGATTCTATTCATTTTTTCCTGATAAGTGATGTGTAATAAGGATCTATTGGCACTTATCCTGCCGTGTCTAAATTTACTGGAGAACTAAGAACCTCATTCATAGCAAACTTTGGCTGGAGAAATCCACTATTGTGCTTTATCTGAGAAGTATGTTCTATGTCTCGTCTGTGCTACTCAGAGTGGAGGTCAAGAAAACGGTTATAAACATGATTGCTCTTTCCCTTAAAAAAGAACAAATAGAATCCTTTTTTAAAGAGCTCTACCCGTGTATTTGCTTGCCCAAAGCTTGATGGAGCTAAAGAGACATCAATCCCTCCAATGTGCTCCCAGAAATCTCTTTCCCCTAACAAATGTCTCCATCTGTTTCCAAAGATAATCTGCATACCAGAACGAAGATATCAACTAACTGCTGCACTCTTATTAAAGATATCACAGTAGTGGCCAAATTATGAGCAACATTTTCCAATCACATATATACTGAACATCTATTCATATGTGTGCATATCCATGGGGTGGAGAAAGAGACAAAGGAGGGAGGGAGGAAGGGAGATATTTGCTCACATTATTTGATGATGTCTGGAAGTTCGCCCAAACTGAATGAATTAAATGAACTTTTCTCTTTGGCCCACCATTTGCCCAGAGGAACTACATTAGAAGGTGAAAGTTTGTGTAAAATTAACGCAATCCATTGATGAAGAAGTCTAGTTTTGCTAACATCACACTCTTACATGGGCTAAAGCATTTAATTTTCCAGAGTTTGCTGAATTCTCGCTTCTTGAATTCCAAACCAAAGAGACCTGCACTTTACCTGAAATAAGACAATTTTTATCAACACCATCAAAGATCATCCTAAGCCTCTTATTCACTATAACATGTACAAACCATTCTTATATCTCTCCGGGATAGGAAGGGACGTATCATGCATAGTGACGGCCATCTGCACAATAATTAGTTGCATCTCAGATAAAGAACACCAAAAATCTCATTCAAACTATCTCAGCGACCTAATTCTTTCCTCTGCAAACTTATACTATGTATTACTCACCTGAACATACCTCAGGTCACCAGTGCCTTGATCTTCATCATATGGTTCAACATTCAACTCAATTATCCCTGGAGGGACCCAGACAACGCCAACagtgaaagagaaaaagaaaatccaaatgAGAGTAAAGAATAGACAAATAAATACAGCGGCTGTTGTTTAAATAGGTACGTTCACACTATTTAATACACTTCGAAAGAGAATGACACACAAATTATTACATAAATTGGGGGGGGAAAAAGATAGGATGCAGGATTAGGAACAAGCCTCGCTTCAGGAGCTCCACAGCAGCATTGATGTTCGGATGATGAGCTGCAGAAAGAGAGTCACATAATTGCACTTAGATAATTCTATTGTCTATGCATAGATAAGTGTACCACAAAAACCAGATATGCGGATAACCAAATAGCAGACCTTTACAGTCAGGGATATCAACTACGTTATGAGTGCCCTCCTCATAAAGCCCAATCAGAGGCTTGCTTGATGAACCTCGAACAGCGAGCTTTGCACGACATCTCCATCCCCACTGCATCCAAAGGACAGTTAATCTAGCTCATAATTGATGCCATAAAGTAACTCCACCAAAAATACAACAAATCAATTTAAGGCACAATAAGATTTACATCAATCACGTACTAATCTACAACTATCAAATGAAAAATCTTTCACGCCAAGCTTCTTGAAGTAACCTATAGCTTCATCAATTACTACTGGATGGTGAAGATCAAAGTCTTGAGTGCAACCAGAACACCTGTAAAACCACATCCAAATTGAGGCAGTCAAACACAATATTATACTACAATCACAAACATCCACCACTATACACAATATTATACTACAATCAGAGGTGGATCCAGTGTACCAACATTCAACATCTATCTTCCACTCGAACTATATACTACTGGAAAAAGGTTTAAATTTGCACCTATACTATCCGAAATTGCTCAATTTTGTGCTCCATTTCACTTTTGGTCCTTTTATACTCTTGCTATTAGCAAATCGTCTCATATTTGATGAAGCTCCAGAGTAGAATTGGTGGACTCCATGTGTCCAAATTCTTCGATAGAAATGATCCAAATTTATCCCTCAAATTTTAACTATGGTTTAAAATTAAGCTCAGGTTGGCTAGAGTTCAAGGGATAAACAAGACTTTTTCCTAATGACAGGAGTAATATTAGACCAAAAGTTTAACGGAAAGTAAAGATGTCTTATGctatataataaaaattactgAGCTGAATACAGATATTAAGAGGGATAGTCAATAATGAATAGTTATGAGCTAGTGGAGCTAAGAATAATGAAACCACAGGAAAGAAAAAGGTACGTACGACTGGAAATGAGTGCAATTGAGGGCGCAGGATAAGGAAGGTGGAGGAGGAGGGATAGGATTATTAGGGTTTATAGAGAGAGCTGATGATGATGGGGCAGAGACACATTCTGCGCACAGCTGATTGCTCGTAGCTTGACAGCTAATAATGCGATGGATTGAAACTGCCGGAGAGAAGAAGCTCAGTGCCATTGGAAAATTGGAACTGCTTTCTCAAAGTGTTCGTTACAGTCTCAGCTGCCTATGGCGGGAATGGATAAAATATTTAAGAGCAGTATCTATATCCGATATACTAATATCTCAGCGATGCCCGATTGCCCGTTCTCATCTCTGGGTGGGCCAATTCAAGTCGAATTATTTGAACCCGAGCCGTTTTGTTTTATGTATTAGCTTTACTTAACATAATACCAAATATGATGTATAACTTatgcttgtattagttatacataggttgAAAAAGTGTATCAAACAAGATATTACTAATATACAAAGTTAATGCACTCTACCTAcctctaaggggtcgtttggtaggatgcattagctttgtgtattagtaATACTTTATTTGGTACACTTTTAAGCatatgcattagttatacaccctatttggtattatcctatgcataactatTGCATAAGAAATTATGGTTTTAACAATGCAATCAATTTTAATGTATGCATTAACTTAGTTAAAGATAAATTTCTCTAATGCACTCTACCTACTTACTAAGGgatcgtttggtaggatgcattaggtaaaataatgcatgcattagctttgtgtattaataatactttgtttggtacacttttaagcatatgcattagttatgcaaataTTAGTTATACACCCTATTTAGTATTATCTTATGCATAACTATTGCATAAGAAACCATGGTTTTAATAATGCAATcaattttaatgcatgcattaatttagttaaagacaaaattgtccttcaaaatttatgcttgattaaaatatgctaatatattaatgcaagtttgaaataatccaagaaagtgagaaataaaattatatcgcTAGTAAGTAAATAAATACttaacatattttcttttttataaataaatattaagttCTATACTataatataggtagacaaattaaataattttttaaaacctttttcatataaaaatattccacaacatatgtttcttttaagaAGATAACGTGATGGACTGGTTATAAGGGTATTTTTttaaacaaacaattcttttagaaattgtgcaatactttaatacatcaaaccaaacaacggataagaaatatgtcagcataaaTTAAtaatgtcagcataactaatatcagcattactaatacaccatattcagcattattcttacacactctaccaaacgacccctaaaagtAATATTGACCATAGAGGGTTATATGTCTCGTACTTGAAAATAAATTGGGAAAATGCTTAAATATGCTACTAAACTTAAGAAAATGGCTCATATATGCCACTCGTTAATAGTTGGTTTTGAATATGCCCCACTTTTACCATTTTTGGTCATACGTGCCATTACCCACTAACTGCATCCCACCTTGTCTAATTACTATATTAGATTTTGCCACATGGCATTATCTATACCCTCCATTATTTACGAGTCCCCATTCCTTCTTACCTTCTTTTACGAATGATATATGTGAGCTATTTCGCTGAACTACATGGCATATTTGAGCCTTAAGCCCTTAACATCTGTAGTTTGCAAATAAGGACAACATTAAATCATTTTTGTGAAGGCAAGGATACCAAACTATTAAGGAAGACAAATGTAAACTATTTTCGCATAATTTAGGGGAAAATTTGGCGTTTTCCTCCTTTTAAAGATAAATATGACAAATCATTGCAAAGAAATTAGTCTGCTAATGTTTGTCCCTGACATTCTTGTGTATATATCGCTCGACTTATTGTGAATGATACTGAAAATCTAGCTCTTATCATCTGTTAACATGCAATTAaaagaagctgaaattgaagCTTCTTACATAAAATTTTTTAGAAAATCATGATGAATTCCCTTCTtgcttttatctttctttttctttttctgctccTCGGGGTGATTAGCCATGGTTTCTAAAAAAGGAAATAATCTGGTTATAAACAAGATCCTTGGCAGTAATTCCCATGATAAAGTCAGCATGAGCATAATTCTTGATATACTGAACTGTCAACTTGTTTACATCATGGAACTTTAGAGCGTCGAGCAATGTCTCAACGTCTTTGCCATCAGAGAGTGCATCTTGGCCTCCatagctgagaaatagaggaaaaTAGCGAGGAATGTTGGTTAAATTATATTTGGGAGGTTTCGCTTCACCATAATGCGCCAAATTGTAGTCGCTCCCATAGTCATATTTTGATAGTATACCGTCTCTAACAGCTGCATTAATTTCAAACAAGTTAGAGTCAGTTATATGAATCTTTAAATGCGTACTTGAATTTTTGCGCACTAGATTATTGTGTAATTATTTGAGAGAACTTACTCTGAGCCAAATGCACCAGGTTCTTGGTTGAAGTGGATTGAGGCTCGTCATTCAAGAAAAGCTCGACGGTAGAGGCATTCAAACAACAGTTTTTCCCTTTATTCAAATGGAAGGTAATTAATTACATTTGTAGAGTAATTGGGACATTaatatttattaactaaaatttgaATAATTAAGTCTACTTTTGGAGAAGTTTAGTACCAGTAAGCGCACTCATTAAGTCATAGCAGTCCACCCCTGGCTGAGCACACAAGAACTTGAGTAAATTGGATACAGGTCCACtaaaaacacacaaaacaaaGAAGTGTCATTAACTAATTGAGATAAATTACCCAAAAAAAACTGTGTTGCTCGGACTATTCAAAACTGTCGTCAGGTGCGTGCCGGATCCTTCAGATAtagtgtatttatagagtatccGACACGGGTGCAATAACAATTTTGAGGAGTTCGAGCAACATAGCTAAAAAAAAAGTAGGGAGTTGAAAATTGAGTGAAGTTATTTACCCTTTTGGATTAAACTCTGCGAGACCAAATATTGTGGTGATCTGTGAACATGGTAAAAAACACAAATAAGTAAGTTACTTAGTAATTTGGTAACTAAGTGAAAAGGAAAGTTTGAAGAGAATTAATTAAGTACTAACTTCACCAACAAAAGCTCTAGCAGCAACATCACCAAGTGCAGTTGTCATATGGCTCAAATAAGCTATTGGACTGAGCAATACTGCTGATTTGACCTTGTCTACCTGTCTTCCTTCTGAGAAGGATGCCAGTGCTATTAAAGTTCCCTGTAAATCCATAACATATCTAAATTAAATTTCATCACACCATAGACAAGTGAAGTTATAAATCCTTTTATCAAAATCTTTTCTTATACCG comes from the Nicotiana tabacum cultivar K326 chromosome 14, ASM71507v2, whole genome shotgun sequence genome and includes:
- the LOC107825244 gene encoding uncharacterized protein LOC107825244; translated protein: MALSFFSPAVSIHRIISCQATSNQLCAECVSAPSSSALSINPNNPIPPPPPSLSCALNCTHFQSCSGCTQDFDLHHPVVIDEAIGYFKKLGVKDFSFDSCRLWGWRCRAKLAVRGSSSKPLIGLYEEGTHNVVDIPDCKAHHPNINAAVELLKRGIIELNVEPYDEDQGTGDLRYVQMAVTMHDTSLPIPERYKNGKVQVSLVWNSRSENSANSGKLNALAHFLWANGGPKRKVHLIHSVWANFQTSSNNIIFGNRWRHLLGERDFWEHIGGIDVSLAPSSFGQANTRAFDSLLRKLQKYVPLGASVVDLYAGAGVIGLSLAFSRKCRSVKCVEVNKESKQSFEKTVERLPTNVESNISWHHADASIEPTSWLLGSDVVVVDPPRKGLDPSLVKELRHISALKLRANSSKRPEKVRDEKRPWVLRAREAAIQIENTTVHEEDQSLPQTLIYISCGWESFKEDCLSLLASKEWHLHKAHGFNFFPGTQSIEILAVFKRGRGASTKKKKSGKKQKRPH
- the LOC107825258 gene encoding triacylglycerol lipase 2-like, which encodes MAFGILSCLRVLSLVSLVILVFDQPCRVFSSSRGSHFGFINHDINGVDTAPPAGMCASTVAIHGYKCQEFEVKTDDGYILSVQRIPEGRLGGGGQNRQPVLLQHGVLVDGATWLLNPPEQSLAMILADNGFDVWISNIRGTRYSRRHVTLDPNDSEFWNWTWDDLVAHDLPAVIDFIFKQTGQKTHYVGHSMGTLIALASFSEGRQVDKVKSAVLLSPIAYLSHMTTALGDVAARAFVGEITTIFGLAEFNPKGGPVSNLLKFLCAQPGVDCYDLMSALTGKNCCLNASTVELFLNDEPQSTSTKNLVHLAQTVRDGILSKYDYGSDYNLAHYGEAKPPKYNLTNIPRYFPLFLSYGGQDALSDGKDVETLLDALKFHDVNKLTVQYIKNYAHADFIMGITAKDLVYNQIISFFRNHG